The Pseudomonas azotoformans genome has a segment encoding these proteins:
- a CDS encoding ShlB/FhaC/HecB family hemolysin secretion/activation protein, whose protein sequence is MSLLLPRTRYLLCTFLLAYLSLNSATAAPTPGDQDLIRDRQNRLLEEQRRRLEELQDLPGKDTQPQAPALPADTRCFPIQDIELKGADSLSGGDRRLLLKPYVGQCLGVAQLNELLKVITDYYIAKGWVTSRAYLPQQDLSSGHLQVLVVEGKLEGLKGAQGSNVTDRELAMAFPGKVGEALNLREVEQLVDQLSRLPSKQAQMELTPGSQVGGSEVRVKNTPQKPWRASLSRNNDGQKSTGEQQWGAGLEWDSPLGLADQLILRGGHDAISDHQKTSKSSMLYYNLPWGWWNFSYSYSESEYRTFGRVDDFKFKQNGDSQNHQLRAERVIHRDDVSKTSVNVGLTHLRTNNYVLDARLPTSSNRLSEFQVGLTHGRRIGSAFVNLDVGMQNGIGAFDAQSNRQERDAQGNLTATPRYRKYTATMSYLQPFTLWGESLSFSSLATGQRSEDVLYSPQRMSLGGSYSVRGFKDQQLNGDSGGYWRNEVRWARPVTLDWMRPAFAEYGASVGYDQGVIRNDRYNDDEHGRVSSNSVELFARGKYVSTSVTFAHSLERPGVVTEREAPIYFRLDFFL, encoded by the coding sequence ATGTCTTTGTTACTGCCACGGACTCGGTATCTGCTGTGCACTTTCCTGCTCGCCTATTTGAGCCTGAACAGCGCCACGGCCGCTCCTACGCCTGGGGATCAGGACCTGATCCGCGACCGCCAGAACCGCCTCCTCGAAGAGCAGCGCCGGCGCCTGGAAGAGCTCCAGGACCTGCCCGGCAAAGACACCCAGCCCCAGGCCCCGGCGCTGCCAGCGGACACCCGTTGCTTTCCCATCCAGGACATCGAACTCAAGGGCGCCGACAGCCTGTCCGGCGGCGACCGCAGACTGCTGCTCAAACCCTATGTCGGCCAGTGCTTGGGCGTTGCACAGCTCAATGAATTGCTCAAAGTCATCACTGACTACTACATCGCCAAGGGCTGGGTCACCAGCCGTGCCTACCTGCCGCAACAAGACCTCTCCAGCGGTCATCTCCAGGTGCTGGTGGTCGAAGGCAAACTCGAAGGTTTGAAGGGCGCACAGGGCAGCAATGTGACTGATCGCGAACTGGCGATGGCGTTTCCCGGCAAGGTCGGCGAGGCGCTGAACCTGCGGGAAGTCGAGCAACTGGTGGACCAACTCAGCCGCTTGCCCTCCAAGCAGGCGCAGATGGAATTGACCCCTGGCAGCCAGGTCGGCGGCAGTGAAGTGCGGGTCAAGAACACGCCACAAAAGCCCTGGCGTGCCAGCCTGTCACGCAACAACGACGGCCAGAAAAGTACCGGCGAACAGCAATGGGGCGCGGGCCTGGAATGGGACAGCCCGTTAGGCCTGGCCGATCAGCTGATTCTGCGTGGCGGCCACGACGCCATCAGCGACCACCAGAAAACCTCGAAAAGCAGCATGCTCTATTACAACCTGCCGTGGGGCTGGTGGAACTTCAGCTACAGCTACAGCGAGAGTGAATACCGCACCTTCGGCAGGGTCGATGACTTCAAGTTCAAGCAGAACGGCGACAGCCAGAACCACCAACTGCGCGCCGAACGCGTGATCCATCGTGACGATGTGAGCAAAACCTCGGTCAACGTCGGCCTGACGCACCTGCGCACCAACAACTACGTGCTCGACGCACGCCTGCCGACCAGCAGCAACCGCCTCAGCGAGTTCCAGGTCGGCCTCACCCACGGGCGGCGAATCGGCAGTGCCTTCGTCAACCTGGATGTGGGCATGCAAAACGGTATCGGTGCGTTTGATGCGCAAAGCAATCGGCAAGAACGGGACGCCCAGGGCAACCTCACGGCGACGCCGCGCTATCGCAAATACACCGCCACCATGAGCTACCTGCAACCCTTTACGTTGTGGGGCGAGTCGTTGAGTTTTTCCAGCCTCGCCACCGGGCAACGTAGTGAAGACGTCCTGTATTCACCGCAACGCATGAGCCTGGGAGGGTCCTACTCGGTGCGCGGTTTCAAGGACCAGCAACTGAACGGCGACAGCGGTGGCTACTGGCGCAACGAAGTGCGCTGGGCGCGACCGGTCACCCTGGACTGGATGCGTCCGGCCTTCGCCGAATACGGCGCCAGTGTCGGATATGACCAGGGCGTGATTCGCAACGATCGCTACAACGATGACGAGCATGGGCGCGTATCGAGTAATTCCGTCGAGCTGTTCGCCCGCGGCAAATACGTCAGCACCAGTGTGACCTTTGCCCATTCCCTGGAGCGACCTGGCGTGGTGACCGAGCGCGAAGCGCCGATCTATTTCCGCCTGGATTTCTTCCTGTAA
- a CDS encoding two-partner secretion domain-containing protein → MDVRPASALKSLSQRGLALVLANALFWQPLLANADGIVVSGPGTSVGQAGNGVPVVNIATPNGSGLSHNQFKDYNVGPNGVILNNATGALQNTQLGGIIVGNANLKGGAANVILNEVNGGSPSQLRGYTEVAGQSAKVIVANPYGISCNGCGFINTPNVTLTTGKPVIDKVGRLDHYQVDGGAVTIDGKGLNASNVDRFEIITRSAKINAQINARELTVIAGRNDVDAQSLKTTARADDGSAKPELAIDSSALGGMYAGAIKLVGTEAGVGVKLDGTLAASGGDIQLDANGHLSMAQAAASGAVDIKAASLDANGPVYAGTTLKAKTKGELKNRKSLAARDSITLASNGQLTNNGIIEAGVNADNTRNAGGDVTLDSQNITNTGRVIANRSLTATAAQTLDNQGATMSAKQALNVTAASVDNRNKGQLLSDGAQTLTVSGLLDNSQGGIIDSTGAFTLYGNRLDNSAGNLTGASSITLDLLGDLINRNGKLASVGPLLVQRAAHVDNQGGKLASQGLLTLFANSVDNQSSGTLAANDGLALTTTGLLQNGGNGLIHSEKAGVTITAGTLANNGGRIAAKAGDAVIDATDFNNGSGTLLARDRIRLSGLNVDNGGEIAANQIDLKLQGALTNRGLIESATTLDVDTASLTNSGQMRAVGQAGKTRYAIGGLLNNSGSLETANDQLSLAAGTFQNTGGKVLHVGTGVLDLSGISLDDVGGSLVTNGDLTLDKTHWTNSTAIQAGRLTVNVDNLQQTATGKLLGTRALVGKGLDWTVGGTVASQGSLDLSVGNLLNDHGLIFSGGDMNLRVERLKNLGANIYAMGNLRVDRDGQGGLATSIINSSGTIESERNLTLAASTIQNIRTVLTTESGIYSASITPVACVEGVTGGDCDGGKQNRPFQITQREHLIVKEASAASSITSAGNMLLTGGDLLNSSSSIAAGGNLSVRVNQLSNIGLVTHDTQHDRFFMSERERKPQGWYLYAANFTRQYSVDGAGYDANNLGGLEAGMAAFIGMMQKELVELGKTTELSPTDQRYAAVIQAGGAVDVVAQARYRQHRGTRRLHLRGQRRQYPGAGLLDPG, encoded by the coding sequence ATGGATGTTCGCCCTGCTTCTGCCCTGAAAAGCCTGTCCCAACGCGGCCTTGCGCTGGTCCTGGCCAACGCGCTGTTCTGGCAGCCGCTGCTGGCCAATGCTGACGGCATCGTGGTCAGCGGCCCGGGCACCAGCGTCGGCCAGGCGGGCAACGGCGTACCGGTGGTGAACATCGCCACGCCCAATGGCAGCGGCTTGTCCCATAACCAGTTCAAGGACTACAACGTCGGCCCCAATGGCGTGATCCTCAACAACGCCACGGGTGCGCTGCAGAACACCCAACTGGGCGGGATCATCGTCGGCAACGCGAACCTCAAGGGCGGCGCGGCGAACGTCATCCTCAACGAAGTCAACGGCGGCAGCCCCAGCCAGTTGCGTGGCTATACCGAAGTGGCGGGGCAGTCGGCCAAGGTCATCGTGGCCAACCCTTATGGCATCAGTTGCAACGGCTGCGGGTTTATCAACACCCCCAACGTCACGCTGACTACCGGCAAACCGGTGATCGATAAAGTCGGTCGCCTGGACCATTACCAGGTGGATGGCGGCGCCGTGACCATCGACGGCAAAGGCCTGAACGCCAGCAACGTCGACCGTTTCGAGATCATCACCCGTTCGGCCAAGATCAACGCGCAGATCAACGCACGCGAACTCACCGTGATTGCCGGTCGTAACGACGTCGATGCGCAAAGCCTTAAAACCACCGCACGTGCCGATGACGGCAGCGCCAAACCTGAACTGGCCATCGACTCCTCGGCGCTTGGCGGCATGTACGCCGGCGCCATTAAGCTGGTGGGCACCGAAGCCGGCGTGGGCGTGAAGCTCGACGGTACGCTGGCGGCCAGTGGCGGCGATATCCAACTGGATGCCAACGGCCACTTGAGCATGGCCCAGGCCGCCGCCAGCGGCGCGGTGGACATCAAGGCCGCCAGCCTCGACGCGAACGGGCCGGTCTACGCCGGCACCACGCTAAAGGCTAAAACCAAAGGCGAGCTGAAAAACCGCAAAAGCCTTGCTGCTCGCGACAGCATCACCCTGGCCAGCAATGGCCAACTGACCAACAACGGCATCATCGAAGCCGGGGTCAACGCCGATAACACGCGCAATGCCGGTGGCGACGTCACGCTCGACAGCCAGAACATCACCAACACCGGCCGGGTGATCGCCAATCGCAGCCTCACCGCCACCGCCGCACAAACACTGGATAACCAGGGCGCCACGATGAGTGCCAAGCAGGCGCTGAACGTTACCGCCGCCAGCGTCGACAACCGCAACAAGGGCCAACTGCTCAGCGACGGCGCACAGACCCTCACCGTCAGCGGCCTGCTGGACAACAGCCAGGGCGGCATCATCGATAGCACGGGTGCATTCACCCTGTACGGCAACCGACTGGACAACAGTGCCGGTAACCTCACGGGCGCAAGCTCCATCACCCTGGATTTACTCGGTGACCTGATCAACCGCAACGGCAAGCTGGCGAGCGTCGGCCCGCTGCTGGTTCAACGCGCCGCCCATGTGGATAACCAGGGCGGCAAGCTCGCCAGCCAGGGCCTGCTAACCCTGTTTGCCAACAGTGTCGATAACCAGAGCAGCGGGACGCTGGCCGCCAACGATGGCCTGGCGCTTACCACCACCGGCCTGCTGCAAAACGGCGGCAACGGGCTGATCCACAGTGAAAAGGCCGGTGTGACGATCACCGCCGGCACCCTCGCCAACAACGGCGGGCGCATCGCTGCCAAAGCCGGCGATGCGGTGATCGATGCCACCGATTTCAACAACGGCAGCGGCACGCTGTTGGCCCGTGATCGCATTCGCCTCAGCGGCTTGAATGTGGATAACGGCGGTGAGATCGCGGCCAACCAGATTGACCTGAAGCTGCAAGGCGCCCTGACCAACCGTGGCTTGATCGAGAGCGCCACGACCCTGGATGTCGACACCGCCAGCCTGACCAACAGCGGGCAGATGCGTGCAGTGGGCCAGGCAGGTAAAACCCGCTACGCCATCGGCGGCTTGCTGAACAACAGCGGCAGCCTGGAAACCGCCAACGACCAGTTGAGCCTCGCCGCCGGCACCTTCCAGAACACCGGCGGCAAAGTGCTGCACGTGGGCACTGGCGTGCTGGATCTGAGCGGCATCAGCCTCGACGATGTCGGCGGTAGCCTGGTGACCAATGGCGACCTGACCCTCGACAAAACCCATTGGACCAACAGCACCGCAATCCAGGCCGGACGCTTGACCGTCAATGTCGACAACCTGCAACAGACCGCCACCGGCAAACTGCTCGGCACCCGTGCACTGGTCGGCAAAGGCCTGGACTGGACAGTTGGCGGCACCGTCGCCAGCCAAGGCAGCCTCGACCTGTCCGTGGGCAACCTGCTCAATGACCATGGCCTGATCTTCAGCGGCGGCGACATGAACCTGCGGGTCGAGCGCCTGAAAAACCTCGGCGCCAACATTTACGCCATGGGTAACCTGCGCGTTGATCGCGACGGCCAGGGTGGGCTGGCGACCAGCATCATCAACAGCTCAGGGACCATTGAGAGCGAGCGCAACCTGACCCTGGCGGCCAGCACCATCCAGAATATCCGCACTGTGCTCACCACCGAGTCGGGCATCTACAGTGCGTCCATCACCCCCGTTGCCTGTGTCGAGGGCGTGACCGGTGGCGACTGTGACGGCGGCAAACAGAACCGTCCGTTCCAGATCACCCAGCGCGAACACCTGATCGTCAAGGAGGCTTCAGCCGCCTCCAGTATCACCTCGGCCGGCAACATGCTGTTGACCGGCGGTGATCTGCTCAACAGCAGCAGTAGCATCGCCGCCGGCGGTAACCTGAGCGTGCGGGTCAACCAGCTGAGCAACATCGGCCTGGTGACCCACGACACCCAGCACGACCGTTTCTTCATGTCTGAACGCGAGCGCAAGCCGCAAGGCTGGTACCTCTACGCAGCGAATTTCACCCGCCAGTATTCCGTTGACGGTGCTGGCTACGACGCCAACAACCTCGGCGGTCTTGAAGCAGGCATGGCCGCCTTTATCGGCATGATGCAAAAGGAGCTGGTCGAACTTGGCAAGACCACCGAACTGTCGCCCACCGACCAACGCTACGCCGCGGTCATCCAGGCAGGCGGCGCTGTGGATGTGGTGGCCCAGGCCCGGTATCGACAACACCGTGGTACGCGGCGGCTACACCTACGTGGGCAGCGGCGCCAATACCCAGGCGCCGGGCTACTCGACCCAGGTTAG
- a CDS encoding transposase, whose protein sequence is MTNHVHVLLTPTTHLGAGSLMKGLGQRYVQNINRTYQRTGTLWEGRYLSCIVQHESYLMACYRYIEMNPVRAGMVDHPAEYRWMSYRANA, encoded by the coding sequence ATGACGAATCACGTGCATGTATTACTGACTCCAACTACCCATCTTGGTGCTGGTTCGTTAATGAAAGGGCTTGGTCAGCGTTATGTCCAAAATATAAATCGTACTTATCAACGCACAGGTACTCTGTGGGAAGGTCGTTATCTTTCTTGTATCGTGCAGCACGAAAGCTATTTGATGGCCTGTTATCGGTATATAGAAATGAATCCCGTCAGAGCGGGAATGGTGGATCATCCCGCTGAGTATCGTTGGATGAGCTACCGTGCAAATGCATAG
- a CDS encoding SMI1/KNR4 family protein, with translation MENFEALMRKKKDEHFLDGLVVVEEAVLRAIQAAFQDVPEDYLAFLRTFGAGEIDDAGIMLYGGFLEADEIFDAGTAIALRDIRFFGDDMQGRCFGFDVSENWAVVEVDSSDMSVRKLCDKFSYFLYGLLS, from the coding sequence ATGGAGAACTTTGAAGCCCTGATGCGCAAGAAAAAAGATGAGCATTTTTTAGATGGGCTCGTTGTTGTGGAGGAAGCTGTTTTACGTGCGATCCAAGCAGCTTTTCAGGATGTCCCCGAAGATTATTTGGCATTCTTAAGAACGTTCGGAGCTGGGGAGATTGACGATGCGGGCATCATGCTTTATGGCGGCTTTTTAGAGGCTGATGAAATTTTTGATGCAGGTACAGCGATAGCGCTACGGGATATTCGATTTTTCGGAGATGACATGCAGGGACGGTGTTTCGGCTTCGATGTGAGCGAGAACTGGGCTGTGGTAGAGGTAGACTCTTCTGACATGAGTGTTAGAAAGTTATGTGATAAATTTTCTTATTTTTTATATGGTTTGCTGAGTTGA
- the lepB gene encoding signal peptidase I, with protein MKSVKYSLLAFLMSCLVAGWGLVYVGRIKWGIWVAVLLYGGFALLGALGLVATPIGLYGLFAFLITVKLGSAILSAVLARRYNGPPNVPRKRFHVLYVGVMVIVVLMLDVLRVPLLGFKNYYIPSGSMVPTLSIGDYILTDLRAGPPKVGDIVVYRWNGTEAVKRVAGVAGDTLALVNGELIHNGENLGLFHAPANRVKGPESLEMAPVTVEPGHLFLLGDNRWSSNDSRFMGQVAVEDVVGKVTGIWFSNERARIGTTFP; from the coding sequence ATGAAATCCGTAAAATACTCGCTCCTGGCCTTCCTCATGTCCTGCCTGGTGGCCGGCTGGGGCCTGGTGTATGTCGGCCGTATCAAGTGGGGTATCTGGGTCGCCGTGTTGCTGTATGGCGGTTTCGCGTTGTTGGGGGCGCTGGGGTTGGTCGCTACCCCCATTGGGCTGTACGGGCTATTTGCCTTCTTGATCACCGTCAAACTGGGCTCAGCCATCCTGTCCGCCGTGCTGGCTCGTCGCTACAACGGACCGCCCAATGTGCCACGCAAGCGTTTCCACGTCCTTTACGTCGGGGTGATGGTAATTGTGGTACTGATGCTCGATGTATTGCGGGTACCCCTGCTGGGGTTCAAAAATTACTACATCCCATCCGGATCGATGGTGCCGACGCTGTCCATTGGCGACTACATTCTGACGGACCTGCGCGCCGGTCCGCCCAAGGTGGGGGATATCGTGGTGTACCGCTGGAATGGCACTGAAGCGGTCAAGCGCGTGGCCGGTGTTGCTGGGGACACGTTAGCCCTGGTGAACGGTGAACTGATCCACAACGGCGAAAACCTCGGGTTGTTTCATGCACCGGCAAACCGCGTAAAAGGGCCTGAATCCCTTGAAATGGCACCGGTGACGGTCGAGCCAGGGCACCTCTTTTTGCTGGGCGACAACCGCTGGAGCAGCAACGACAGCCGCTTCATGGGCCAGGTCGCGGTTGAGGACGTGGTGGGCAAGGTGACGGGCATCTGGTTCTCAAATGAGCGGGCGCGTATCGGGACGACGTTCCCATGA
- a CDS encoding RDD family protein, which translates to MDASNTAKRPTILASIGRRLAARLIDCVIAVLIFFILKFAAGALSAYVPAVTPKAGFLSAFFAAFAYFLLADALPNGQSLGKRLLSIATVDRKTRKGCSISQSFTRNSGALVVIDWVWIFMESRTRLGDMFAKTIVIQTGNLTSVRGLADIYDNGRG; encoded by the coding sequence ATGGACGCAAGCAACACCGCTAAACGCCCGACCATCCTGGCCAGCATCGGCCGCCGCCTGGCCGCGCGCCTCATCGACTGCGTCATCGCCGTGCTGATTTTTTTCATCCTCAAATTCGCCGCTGGGGCGCTGTCTGCCTACGTTCCTGCGGTGACGCCCAAGGCGGGTTTTCTTTCCGCGTTTTTTGCGGCCTTCGCCTACTTCCTGCTGGCTGATGCGCTCCCCAACGGCCAGAGCCTGGGTAAGCGCCTGCTGAGCATTGCCACCGTCGACCGCAAGACCCGTAAAGGCTGCAGCATTTCCCAATCATTCACGCGTAACTCCGGCGCGCTGGTGGTCATCGATTGGGTGTGGATCTTCATGGAGTCCAGGACGCGCCTGGGCGACATGTTCGCCAAGACCATCGTGATCCAGACCGGCAACCTGACGAGCGTGCGCGGCCTGGCGGATATTTATGACAATGGCCGGGGATAA
- a CDS encoding RDD family protein: MDDSVSAAQTWDLASPFRRLLGYFIDMAVVFFLLFLMRNLDYAYLYLHSLAGPMLFTGLRYVLMFSAFGYLLFCDALPNGQSLGKRVCRTAVVGYPYPMNCTLFQSFLRNVPKLLFSVLDGLFALFGLRRRLGDMLAKTIVINT; the protein is encoded by the coding sequence ATGGACGATTCAGTATCGGCTGCACAAACCTGGGACCTAGCCAGTCCGTTCCGGCGGTTGCTCGGCTATTTCATCGATATGGCCGTGGTGTTTTTCCTGCTGTTTTTGATGCGCAACCTGGACTACGCCTATCTCTATTTGCACTCGCTGGCGGGTCCGATGTTGTTTACTGGCTTGCGCTATGTGCTGATGTTCTCAGCCTTCGGGTACCTTTTGTTTTGCGATGCGTTACCCAACGGCCAGAGCCTGGGTAAGCGGGTATGCCGCACGGCGGTGGTGGGTTACCCGTATCCAATGAACTGCACGCTGTTCCAGTCGTTTTTGCGCAATGTGCCGAAGCTGCTGTTCAGTGTTCTGGACGGTCTTTTTGCACTGTTCGGTTTGCGCCGTCGCTTGGGCGATATGTTGGCCAAGACGATTGTGATCAACACGTGA